DNA sequence from the Malus domestica chromosome 11, GDT2T_hap1 genome:
TGCATACAAAACTTTCTTCTCTGTGCCAAATTGCATGCTTTAATATCGTGTTTAATACAATGATTTGGGTAGTCTACTTTATGCTTACATTTAGAGGCTGCAATCGACCAGTAGGTCTGGCCGGATTTGGTACATAGAATTTTTACTTCTCGGTGTCTCTGAGCACATACTTGTTATCAGATATGAGATGCTTATGGAATGCTGGCTTGGGTGCTGATAATCAAAACTTTGGTTACATCATGCTGCACATACCATAATTTCCATCAAAATTGTTCTGTATTATCCTCCTAGTTTAAGCGCACTCggacaaagaaaaagaacaaatcTTGTTCCCGTTCCAGAGTAAACTCAATTTATATAATTATTCATTGCAGGTTGTACGATATAGCAATAAGACTTGGCCAGCTTCAATCCCACTTCAAACTTCAAATAAATCCAGAGGAGTACGCTCGAGAGAATCTCAAGTTTGGTCTTGTTGAAGTCGTTTATGAGTGGGCGAAGGTATTTATCTGAGAATTTCGTCAATTCTTCCTATGATTTTGAGTGATTGGTCTTACATCCCCTTGTTATTGCAGGGCACTCCGTTTGCAGACATTTGTGAACTTACAGATGTTGCTGAAGGAATGATAGTGCGAACCATTGTCAGACTTGATGAGACGTGTCGCGAGTTCAAAAATGCTGCATCTATTATGGGTAATTCTGCTCTGTACAAGAAAATGGTAACAGCTTCAAATGCAATCAAGCGCGACATTGTATTTGCAGCTAGCTTATACGTCACCGGAGTTTAACTGCTTCTCAACTTGAAGGTACACCTCTCCACTTCATCCCTGTTTAAGTACTAAAGAGGAGGATCTGGAGAAGCAGACATAACCGTTCGTTGTAATTGTAAATTATTTCCCATCCTGTTCCACATGCTCAATTTCCGCAAAATTATCAATGTCCGGTCATCGAATTTGTTTTATACCTTAACTGATTCGTTCTGATAACAGTTCCAGATGTTGTAGAACTACAGCAGGACATCAATGTGCAATTTTAGTTCAGATAGGGAGTTAACAAGtgagattttatttgttttgcttGTGCTAAATGTTTCTGTGCCGTTTGGAACGAACTTTATTTATTCAGAGACGCCTGTAAGTAGGCGGGCCCTGATCATTTGACCTAACCCACATTCACGAACATTCGTTTTGCTCATAAGTTGAAAACAAACATTGAACTTCTTCTATAGAAGGAGCATAATACCAATGAATAAGAAATAGTGATGTACTTATTGGCAAACACTGAAAAGTGAAAACCCCAAATTGCAAAATCACAATAATAGTAATACGCAGACTTTTAAAATCTGCAACATTAACACACTCCCAGTCCCATCCATCCTAATTGTCACTCCTCCTTGGCTTGCCTGAATCAAAGGCCACCTGGAACAAAAAGCAAACACACGATTGAGTTAGACCACCAACAAATGCAAATTAGTTAGGTGACTTGATTGTCATCCGCGTTtcagaaaaaagttattttgcaCTTTTTCATGTACAAGTACACAttttcgttttcataaaacaaagcaAACGAGTGATGACTTGTTCTGAGTGCCAATAACAGTTTCTTTTTAAAAACGAGCGGGGGTTAAATTGAATATACTGTATTGGCAGCAGAATCATCTGGGATCCAGTCATTAGTTGCTGGGTTGCACTGGCAAGAGGCATGGACGTCGGTGTCGGAATCCGGTGCCAAATTGTAGCGGTTGTCGCTTTTGTTGGGCATTTTGATGAACCCAGTTCCCGTGGTGTGGTGCTGCTTGTCAGTCTCGTTCAGGTCCTTGTAGTAGTCTGTCTCCACAAACTCCTCACCAACCTCACTTCCGTTTAGCACTATTTTCTGCtaacacaaaaaataatttattataaaaaagaaaCTGAATTTGACAAGCAAAGCGTTTGTAGTCCAACGGTTAGGATAATTGCCTTCCAAGCAATAGACCCGGGTTCGACTCCCGGCAAACGCATTTcactatttttcttatttttaattttttccccCTAATCTTGTATTAGCTAATGTATTGGTTTTGTTTGTCAAAACAAAATTATTACAAAAATATAGCTTCGTTTTGACATAAGTAGCTCTTAAGTGACTTTACGCATGCATCTTACGAACTAATTGTGAGAAAAAAGGTATGACGTTAAATAGTTATCGTTAAACTGGTGAACTACAAAAGTTCATTGCAAAACCAACCTGAGAATCGCTTTCGAGACGGTGGAACTCAACAAGTTCGGGAATTTCGTCTTTGTTTTTCAAATCGTCCACATACTTTGATGAATACTCACTGCGTTGAGGTTTGGAGTGATGCTTGGGAGTCACTCCATCGAAGTACTCTCTTGTCTTCGACTCGATCTCTGCCTCTTCCTCTCTCGACAAATGAGCGTCACTCCTGTTTGGCCTCCCACAGcactccatttttcttcttcttcttctctaatCTCTTCTGTATTTTCCTACAAACTTTTCTCTCTGTTTAATTGGGTTTTATATtaaagagagagatatttttgcttcCCTAATTATCTTGGTGACTTGAAGAAATTGTGGTGGGAAATTTTGGGACCCAAAAGTATCCAACTTTTAGGATAGGAAATATCTCAGTGATCTTATCTATTTGTCCTTTGCTTACTTGGCATTGTAAGGTGACAGTTCAAGTTggaatttctattttttttcttctagatTTTGAGCATTTCAGGTCCCGTTGTCTTTAACTTAGATCATTGGATCTTTGATGTTACTTCTGGAGGAGGGTTAAGGGAGATTTTTCGGTATGTCCAGAATATGATACGATATACCACATGCTATCACATAATtagaaaggttttttttttttttttttttttttagtgtacCTCCAATGGTATAATTACATATGGTGTATTACTTATGTTTCGGACACACTGAACAATCTTTCAAGGGCTTGAGAGATATCCGCTCACAATTTTTACGCAAACTTTGAACAAGTTTTATGGTGCAAGGATAATGTGAGTCATttagattgtctttaaattgCCAAGATGAATGCAAGAATTCTTGCAACTCAACGACATTTGTCGCGTACATACTCTTAAAATTAGTGAGAAATGAGAGGTTTAAATCGTGAATCTGAACGTTAGTGCTTTAGAACTGAAGTTATGAGTCCTACAAAAATTAGTTgggaaagagaaaaaagaagaaatgcaTTTGGTTTTAGCTTAAAAATTAGAGTGTTGTGATGCCCACCGACCCCATACGAAAAAGATAAATGacaaatcaatataagatgagTAAAAAAGTAAGACGGGTAAATAGGCACACTGGCAGAGCCAGAACTTAATAATAACGGGGTCATAATTTTGGGCAAAAAAACTTTATTGGATTATTTTATGGAACTTATGGTGGGTATCTGCCAAGTTATGATGTATGTTGTCTATTTTTATCGAGGACGAGCGAGACTTTTTATTGAACACTTGTTGTGCACCATAATGTCGCATAGAAGAAATAGAAGAAGCACAACAAAGGAAATAAGAAGAAAATTTACAAGTAACTGTACATAGCGGGTTGCACAAAAGAAGCAATAGTTTGAAATTCAGTATTTTGACTCATATTTTTCAGTTTGTTGTAGTTGTGTATAGGAGTCATATACAAATATACAAATAGTACACATTAAGGTTACGAAGTTATTGGAGTCATGAGCAAGTTATTGGAGTCATGAGCAGCCAATAACCTTATATTGGCTCCGCCACTAAATAGGCATACTAGCACTCACTATTAATCACATAATAAATTTAGCTAGGGGGTGGAAGCTTTAGCATCTCCAATGGGAGTCCCACCCCCACTTTTGAGGACTTATTTAGGAATTTTAGAGGAATATTCGAGTCCCTAAAAGAATATTGTTTATTATGAAAATTCCTTATAGGATAATCCCTAAATATAGggactaaaatattaaaaaattattattcatttcattGAAATATTGTAAcctttgataaaaataaaaaactatcaCCACCATTGATTTttcaagaattaaaaaaaaaaggcaaatgaGAAGTTGCCCTACatgggtgggttcaaaaaacaaggaaaaaaaacgTAACGAGCAGCACTATTTCCACTCAAAATTAATATGGAGTCCAATATTTGAGTCCGTATAGTTAGTCCTTATATTTGAGAATTCTTAAGAGGTATCCGGCAAGTCTCTATGTATAAGATACTTTGAGGACTTTAATTCCGGCCCATTGGAAGTCATTTGTCCCTATATTTAGGGACTATACGATTGTAGGACTCCATTTAGGATcttcattggagatgctctaatctTCTTTCAAATTATCTTCCGATCAAATATGTCACATTATTTTTCTGGATTGTATTGGCAAATGTGCCATGAACAACTGAAAATTTGGCCATAAGTGAGAAATTAGCCATTTTATAAGTTTAGGAGGGCTCATTGCTAAAATTTTCTCTTAGTGATGCAAGGAGAGACTTGAGAACGTTTGTGCCGCATTTCAAAGTGTCATTTGATTCCTTTTTGGTTTACATTTGATTCCTTTTTGGTTTATTTAAACCAAAagctagaagaaaaaaaaatgcggTTGTGCAAGAGAAGAAAATGGCGTGCATTAATCATTTTCGTTATGTATCAATAGATGAGTTTAATTCAATCTACCAGCTAAAATAGTCTTAAAAATCAAACTCATTTAACAACTAATGCAATTTTGAATTTAGCAGTGAGCAAATCTTGCTCAAGTACAGGCTAGTGTGGgtgtttttattttacaaaccaTGGTGTTAATAGGGGACCGGTGGAGCTcgtttgaaaataattttaaaatgactcaaaatgtttttagtgaaaatatttttggattctcGGTAAAAAtgcaattgaattttggaaaacgcttcaagtgcttttaaaacttaaaacatttttcttaaGACAACTTTAAGGCATTTTAATAGTACTTTTAAACGAGTCATACATATTTGCCTAATAAAAATTGATTTATCCACAAAAATTAACGCATTATGTTGAGAGTTTAAACTTCATTCTCTTTTCCATAATATAATTTAGAATCATAATTTGAGATTCAACTTTCATGCTGCAAACATTAGATGACTTAAATTCACAAGACCATAATAAAAGCAACAATTCAAACAAATACAGACCATCTATTGTTCGTATCATTCAATACTAtgaaacatgaaaaaaaaatttggaaaactaatgaaaagggcttgaaactttgagttttaatgataaggacaaaataaagggtaaagtgaatagtactatgattgattttttagtgtaaaaatgtggtttttcgttaaaatgaatagtaccagatacttttctttaaaattcccaaaaaaaattcGATAACTTGGCTtgtaataaaacataaaaaactaatttctctgttatttttttttatcacttttCAAActtaatttgggtttttcttttttatggacACTACGATTCAGTTCCAGTCATCTCTATCAAATTGAAAAGGACAACTTTTTCATGGTCAACCGTCCCTCCAAATCCTCACCGTACAAATAGAAATATCCACACACGTGTAGGGTAAAAGGATAACTTTCTTCACATGCACATGCCCTCGCCATCCTCCAGTCGTGACTCGTGCCCCTACTGTGATAACCTTCCACCTTTGAAGCCCTAACACTAACTAACGCCGTTAATTTTCCGGTTACTCGGAAAGAAGAAGATCGCCGCCGTCAACGGCAGCCGGGACAGCCTGTTCGCCGTTCCGCTCCACGGTGATCCGTTGCCGTTTGGGAAGCTTCAGCAAACACGACTGTCACTGAGTCCATACAGCTTCgtttattgtttttaattaattagttaattaattaaataagctATCTTAAAGGGCGGTAACAGATTTCTTATCCTGCGCACCCACTCCTCATTCAAAGCACTGGTCTGCGAATCTGATCTTGTTTTTCTCAGAGGCTGAGAAGTAATCAAGGCAAAGAAGAAAGGGGAGAAAATGGCGGGAAAGGCTTCGAATTTCTCGGATCTGATTCAGCGAGTGGCGGCTTCTTGCTTGCTCCATCCACTCGCCGCCGGCCGCTACGATTCCTGTGATTCACCTGTGAAGCGACGCGCCGGCGATGAGGAGGACGTAATGTACGAGCACGAGGCCGGCGACCAGCACGATGAAGTGATTGACGGGGGAGGTTTAGGGGTAACGGTTGGGGAGGATCAGGGGTCGACGAAGGGGAAGGAGGTGGTGGAGATGGAGATGGCAATGAGGGAGGTGTTCGATGCTGTTGCGTCGATGAAGAAGGCGTACGTCAGCCTCCAAGAGGCCCACATCCCGTGGGACCCAGAGAAGCTCAGGGCAGCTGACGCGGCGGTGGTCGGTGAGCTGAGAAAAATCGGGGTACTGAGAGAGAGGTTTCGAAGAAGGCGTTGTAGCGGCGGCGGAGAGCGAGTAATGGCGGGGAGTATATTGAGAGAGGTGGTGGCGCCGTACGAAGCGGCAGTGGACGAGCTGAAGAGAGAGGTGAAGTCCAGAGAGGTCGAGATCCAGAACCTCAAGGAGAAGCTAAACGGCGCCGTTAACGGGTCCCACTCGAAGAAGGGCAGGTCCGTGTCCAGAAGAAAAGTCGGTTGCATCACTCTAGCTGAAGGTACACAGTAAAATCTCTCTCCCAACTTCGTCTTACCCTACGAAGTGACAATTCTGCCCCCCTAACTGATTTCTAATTACAGTTGCAGTCGCTCCGGCGCCGGAGCTGTTCGAGGCGACGATGAGCCAAGTGAGAGAGGCATCCAAGTCGTTCACGTCGCTGCTCCTCACCCTCATGCGCGCGGCCCACTGGGACATTGCCGCCGCCGTGCGATCAATAGAAgccgccaccgccaccaccgGCGGGATCAACCCGACGTCGTCGATCATCGCAACGCAGAGCGGCAACGCCAAGTACGCGCTGCAGTCCTACATTTCGCGGAAGCTCTTCCAGGGCTTCGATCACGAGACGTTCTACATGGACGGCAGCCTCTCGTCGCTGCTCAACCCGGACCAGCACCGCCGCGACTGCTTCGCCCGGTACCACGACTTCAAGGCCATGGACCCTGCCGAGCTCCTTGGGATCCTGCCCACATGTCAGTTCGGGAAGTTCTGCTCCACCAAGTACCTGGCCGTCGTCCATCCCAAGATGGAAGAGTCGTTGTTCGGGGACTTGGAGCAGAGACGACATGTCGTAGAAGGGGGACACCCGAGGAGCGACTTTTACGGGGAGTTTCTGGGGCTGGCGAAGGCGGTGTGGCTGCTGCACTTGCTGGCGTTTTCGCTTGATCCGCCGCCGAGCCAGTTCGAAGCGAGTCGAGGGGCGGAGTTTCATCCGGGTTATATGGAGAGTGTTGTGACGTTTGCGGGCGGGCGGGTTCCGGCGGGTCAGGTTGTCGGATTTCCGGTGTGTCCCGGGTTTAAGCTTGGGAATGGATCAGTTATTAAGGCTAGGGTTTATCTGGTAAATAGGAATTAGAGGGGTTAATGTGGTGGGTTTAAGGCTTAGGTCGCTAGTGAATAGTGTGGCTAATGTTACTAGACTGTAGTTCTCCCTGGTGTTGAGATGTGTCACTATCCGCTATGTAGCATGTGTAACTGTTATTGCACTGTTTTATTTAAACATAAATCGCTCTTCTATCAAATTTGAAAATCGTTGAATCATTATTGTTTGCCAACAATATTGTATTCGTCTATTATCGTGTCATACTTAGATAACTAAATAACATTTgattttggtgaatttttaTAAGGTCGATCTCTTAATGATGGCTTAAAAATGATCTGTTAAGATTATGATAGATATTGGGAAGTTGATCCAAACGATTGATCAGTTCAGATTAAATTTTGAACATTTTAAGATGCATTTTAATTCTGGAGAATGAGTACAATACTTGCATATATTTAACATAATCACCATTTAACGGTCATatataatttatgtaaaatatgtATTTAATGCAATCTTCAATTCCGTTCCTTTTATTCCTTTTAACTTTTCGGATGTCATATTAGATTCaagtgtttcaaagttgaaaaaaaaaaaaaaatttgggtggAATCGGAAATTTCTGATTCAACTTACACTCCTGACTCAGTTTGTGGATACAAATTTTTGTCCAAAGAGAATTGCTTATACACAATTCATATCATTCACTTCCactaaaatgttatttaaaagGTCTTTAGGATTACTCAAATCATGTAAAACGTTTTAGGCAGTGCAATCAACATCATCCCTACTTAGCTGATGCCACAAGAAAAATAGTTATTTGGTAtattaaatttcaaatggcaatgcggaaataataataatattttagtgACCTTTTCGGGTTCAAGTCGTGGATACCTTTTTGCAAAACAAGGGTAAGACTGCGTACAATAGATATTCCTCCTCCGACACTCGCAAAGTGGGGAGCCTTATTAGCTTGAGATCGCCTTTTATATAATTGTCCAGTATAGCCGAAGGAAGAAGGGTACAATGATATGACTCTCCCTTTCGAACTCTCCAATCATACAAAAATATAAGGATTTTATGCCTAGAAGAAATTTGGGGGGAAAAATGAATCTTTAACAATCGAAGAGGGCCATTCCAAAGCAAAAGCTGTGTCTTCGAGCTTTGTGGTGACTGAAATCAGACGAGCATATTCATACCCGGAAAACGTTCTTCGCCTGCCATGGAGATCATACAGGAGCAAAAGGGCATCATTACAATGGACAAGTTAGCAGATTTGAACATGAAACAcctatgcaaatgagaccctatCAATTCAATCTTACTTGCTCTAGCATTAGAAACATAACCACATTCCAAGATCCTAGCCGACCGAAGTTTGGGAGGAACCCTTTATAGAAGGCCAAAAATCCCTGCAGTACGTCATGAGTTACAAAACATTTGAGGAAGCTGGTGACAAAAATCCATTTGGAAATTTAGCCTTGTTGGTTTCAAAAACTTTGAAGGGTTATGAGTCCAATGACTTGAAGAATCAGAGTGCACTTATGGATTAAAACTGAAAAAGCATACCTCGTACTTCAAAGTTTTGACAAAGCAATCAAAGGTGTTTTTGTAAGTTGAATCTCCCATCATTCGAGATTTCACCTGGAACATAACAAGGAAGGCGTCCAAGCCAACATTACCTTACTAGCTCATCCACTAAAAAACTATATAAAATTGTTTCGTACAATAAGAAAATGTCATCACAATCTTTCACTAACAAACCGTGGTTACAGCCTATGTAATGCAGGTCATGCTTCCATCGCAAAGCCAACATTCAGTGATGACTTAAAACTCGAGAACACATATAGCATGCGCTTATCAATTCTGTTTTtccgtagagagagagagatatatcatttgattacttttctttaaattttgttttatttttacagtTCTGTTGTAGTTTCCATTTGTTGCAACCGTTTCTTACATCTCTGCCGGTAGCATTCAATCCTAAAAACCCACAAAACTTAATATCACAACTAATTAGTTGCAGAGTGCATACCACGTCAACAGGAGAGCCAATAGAAACTGCAAAGAAGCCGGCACCCAGACCAGCTAGGAGATGAGTTAAAATATTGTCTGTGGACCCTGGAATTTTCAAAATTGTCTGCATAAGTATGAAGAATCAAGAATCATTGGGATTATTATCCTAGATATGGCAGGTTAGATTAACTTGAAATTCATAAATATAACTGCATTCATGAGAAGGAATGTTATGAGATTACCTCCTTCACTTGATCATAACTGGCTAGTTCAGCAGCATTTATAATAGCATTCCGTGCTACATTTGGCCCCAGCCCAGTCCAGAGGGCCCCTAATCCTTCCTAAATGTTAGAcaaatattaaacaaaaaaagaaaaacaaatgagCTGATATGTATTTAAGAAAACAGGATGAAGAAAAACAATGTTCTACGTTAAGAAAATAACCTGTCTCACTATAGTGGAATAAGCATCTAAGGATCCAGTATATCGCT
Encoded proteins:
- the LOC103447667 gene encoding uncharacterized protein; translated protein: MECCGRPNRSDAHLSREEEAEIESKTREYFDGVTPKHHSKPQRSEYSSKYVDDLKNKDEIPELVEFHRLESDSQKIVLNGSEVGEEFVETDYYKDLNETDKQHHTTGTGFIKMPNKSDNRYNLAPDSDTDVHASCQCNPATNDWIPDDSAANTVAFDSGKPRRSDN
- the LOC103429898 gene encoding protein GRAVITROPIC IN THE LIGHT 1-like yields the protein MAGKASNFSDLIQRVAASCLLHPLAAGRYDSCDSPVKRRAGDEEDVMYEHEAGDQHDEVIDGGGLGVTVGEDQGSTKGKEVVEMEMAMREVFDAVASMKKAYVSLQEAHIPWDPEKLRAADAAVVGELRKIGVLRERFRRRRCSGGGERVMAGSILREVVAPYEAAVDELKREVKSREVEIQNLKEKLNGAVNGSHSKKGRSVSRRKVGCITLAEVAVAPAPELFEATMSQVREASKSFTSLLLTLMRAAHWDIAAAVRSIEAATATTGGINPTSSIIATQSGNAKYALQSYISRKLFQGFDHETFYMDGSLSSLLNPDQHRRDCFARYHDFKAMDPAELLGILPTCQFGKFCSTKYLAVVHPKMEESLFGDLEQRRHVVEGGHPRSDFYGEFLGLAKAVWLLHLLAFSLDPPPSQFEASRGAEFHPGYMESVVTFAGGRVPAGQVVGFPVCPGFKLGNGSVIKARVYLVNRN